Proteins from a genomic interval of Quercus lobata isolate SW786 chromosome 11, ValleyOak3.0 Primary Assembly, whole genome shotgun sequence:
- the LOC115969293 gene encoding pollen-specific leucine-rich repeat extensin-like protein 3: MAKPQIKQALGCFLFLSLLFSSFSTFSLALSDAEASLIARRQLLSLPENGDLPRDFEYEVDVVLTFANERLRKAYIALQALKKAIYSDPLNTTGNWAGADVCAYNGVFCAPALDDPKLSVVAGVDLNHADIAGYLPVELGLLTDLALFHINSNRFCGIIPESLSRLTLMFEFDASNNRFVGKFPNVVLTWPELKYLDLRFNDFEGKLPPELFEKDLDALFLNNNRFKSTIPITLGKSKVSVVSFANNNFSGCIPRSIGDMGNTLNEILFIGNNLGGCFPPEIGLLNNVTVFAASSNGFIGTLPKSLSGLKNVEELDISNNKLTGYVPDNVCKLPNLANFTFSYNYFSGEAQACVPSPKTQDVVLNDTSNCLPGRPKQKSTKMCFPVVTRPVDCSKNCGGSSQPSPKPSPPKSNPTPSPKPSPTPTPTPKPSPVPAPAPGPDPYNNSPGERNRPPPPPSPSPSPPPPPPVQSPPPPPPPVHSPPPPVYSSPPPPPPVQSPPPPVHSPPPPLPPPPVHSPPPPPVHSPPPPPVRSPPPPVFSPPPPVHSLPPPPPVYSPPPPVHSPPPPLPPPPVHSPPPPPIHSPPPPVFSPPPPVHSLPPPPPVYSPPPPVHSPPPPPVHSPPPPIHSPPPPVHSPPPPVHSPPPPVHSPPPPVHSPPPPVHSPPPPPVHSPPPPVHSPPPPVHSPPPPAVHSPPPPVHSPPPPVHSPPPPVHSPPPPVHSPPPPVHSPPPPVHSPPPPVHSTPPSMHSPPPPVHSPPPPVHSPPPPVHSPPPPVHSTPPPVHSPPPPIHSPPPPAHSPPPPVHSPPPPVHSPPPPVHSPPPPVASPAPVPVISPPPPEIILPPSTGFQYSSPPPPLYPGY; the protein is encoded by the coding sequence ATGGCTAAACCTCAAATAAAGCAGGCCTTAGGCTGCTTCCTATTCCTCtcccttctcttctcttctttttcaacCTTCTCTCTTGCTTTGTCTGATGCTGAAGCTTCCCTCATTGCTCGCCGCCAGCTCTTGTCTCTCCCAGAAAATGGTGATCTTCCCCGTGACTTTGAATATGAGGTCGACGTTGTCTTGACCTTTGCCAATGAAAGGCTCCGAAAAGCTTACATCGCGCTTCAGGCATTGAAAAAGGCCATCTACTCTGATCCACTTAACACAACCGGCAATTGGGCTGGTGCTGATGTTTGTGCATATAACGGAGTCTTTTGTGCTCCAGCCCTTGATGACCCCAAATTGAGCGTTGTTGCTGGTGTTGATCTTAACCACGCTGACATTGCCGGATACCTTCCAGTTGAGTTGGGACTCTTGACCGATCTTGCACTATTCCACATTAACTCTAACAGGTTTTGTGGAATTATCCCAGAGAGTTTGTCAAGGCTTACACTTATGTTTGAGTTTGATGCTAGCAACAACCGCTTTGTTGGCAAATTCCCTAACGTCGTCCTCACATGGCCAGAGCTCAAGTATCTTGATCTCAGGTTCAATGACTTCGAAGGGAAATTGCCTCCAGAACTCTTTGAGAAGGATTTGGATGCGTTGTTCTTAAACAACAATCGGTTCAAATCCACCATCCCCATCACACTAGGCAAATCCAAGGTTTCTGTTGTGAGCTTCGCAAACAACAACTTCAGCGGTTGCATTCCACGTTCCATTGGCGACATGGGAAACACCTTGAATGAGATCCTATTCATAGGCAATAACCTTGGTGGTTGCTTCCCTCCAGAAATTGGATTGCTTAACAATGTGACCGTGTTTGCTGCAAGCTCTAACGGGTTCATTGGTACCTTGCCAAAAAGCCTGTCAGGGCTAAAGAATGTAGAGGAGTTGGACATTTCAAATAACAAGCTAACAGGATATGTGCCTGATAATGTTTGCAAATTGCCTAACTTAGCGAACTTTACCTTCTCTTATAACTACTTCAGTGGGGAGGCCCAAGCATGTGTGCCATCTCCAAAGACGCAAGATGTGGTGTTGAATGACACAAGCAATTGTTTGCCAGGAAGGCCAAAGCAAAAGTCAACCAAGATGTGTTTCCCAGTGGTGACTCGACCTGTGGATTGCAGCAAGAACTGTGGTGGCTCCTCTCAACCTTCTCCAAAACCATCACCACCTAAATCTAACCCAACTCCATCTCCAAAACCATCTCCAACTCCAACTCCAACTCCAAAACCATCTCCTGTACCAGCACCAGCACCAGGACCAGATCCATATAACAATTCACCTGGTGAAAGGAACCGcccacctccaccaccatcaCCCTCACCAtcacccccaccaccaccaccagttcAGTCTCctccaccgccaccaccaccagtaCACTCACCACCTCCACCTGTGTATTcttctccaccaccaccaccaccagttcagtctcctccaccaccagtccactcaccaccaccaccattaccaCCTCCACCAGTTCactctccaccaccaccaccagtccatTCTCCACCCCCACCACCAGTCCGTTCACCACCTCCACCAGTATTCTCACCTCCCCCACCAGTCCACTCactcccaccaccaccaccagtgtACTCACCTCCACCTCCAGTCCActctccaccaccaccattaccaCCTCCACCAGTTCACTCTCCACCCCCACCACCAATCCATTCACCACCTCCACCAGTATTCTCACCTCCCCCACCAGTCCACTCactcccaccaccaccaccagtgtACTCACCTCCACCTCCAGTCCActctccacctccacctccagtccattctccaccaccaccaatccaCTCTCCTCCTCCTCCGGTGCACTCACCCCCACCACCAGTCCACTCTCCTCCACCCCCAGTTcactctcctcctcctccagtGCACTCACCCCCACCACCAGTTCactctccaccaccaccaccagtccactCTCCTCCACCTCCTGTGCACTCTCCACCACCCCCAGTTCActctccaccaccaccagcagTCCACTCTCCTCCACCTCCTGTGCACTCTCCACCACCCCCAGTTcactctcctcctcctccagtGCACTCACCCCCACCACCGGTGCACTCTCCACCACCTCCAGTGCACTCACCGCCACCACCCGTACACTCCCCTCCACCTCCGGTGCACTCAACCCCACCATCGATGCACTCCCCTCCACCACCGGTCCACTCTCCACCACCTCCAGTGCACTCACCCCCACCACCCGTGCACTCCCCTCCACCTCCGGTGCACTCAACCCCACCTCCGGTGCACTCTCCTCCACCACCAATCCACTCTCCACCACCTCCAGCGCACTCACCCCCACCACCAGTGCACTCTCCACCACCCCCAGTGCACTCTCCCCCACCACCAGTTcactcaccaccaccaccagttgCTTCTCCTGCTCCTGTACCTGTCatttcaccaccaccaccagagATCATCCTCCCACCAAGCACCGGGTTCCAGTACTCATCGCCTCCTCCACCACTGTACCCTGGCTACTAA
- the LOC115966854 gene encoding uncharacterized protein LOC115966854 gives METETESTPSHEVDSNVMESSSRVRENVDLAWEHFSLGADEKGRNTFTCMYCRQIYKGVGINRMKKHLARIKGDIGSCKKVYHDTRYQMLEYVKEFELKKKVEKQRQEEMFSVPSTNSDMQEDEDVQEVFSSGLPKKLVLGKRKGTNPVDNYFAPRTTPGAQPGLKNVFQSKERVRQADMAITRFLYDNCIPFNIVNSVYYERMIDVVDAAGPGYKGPSYQAVRVPLLRDQKKEVQLLVESQSKHWAEIGCTLMVDVWTDTRHRSLINFLVYCPRGMVFVKSVDASDIVKSTRNLFKLFDEVVTWVGPKNIVHMVIDNASTYVSAGKLLCEKYKTISWSPCAAHCLNLVLQDMGDMPHVERLKKRASKVTVFIYNHVALIAWLRKRPGWIDIVCVGATRFATTFLSFRSLHVHKHDLQALVTSKFFVDNRLARESKTKEVVSIILDNSFWDDINILVKISSPLIRLLQIVDSNQRPTIGYVYEGMHRARLGIKKIFRMKKHLYKPYTSIIKIRWDKHLCKDLHAVAY, from the coding sequence ATGGAAACAGAGACCGAGTCTACTCCATCACATGAAGTTGATTCCAATGTAATGGAGTCTAGCTCTAGAGTAAGGGAAAATGTTGATCTGGCTTGGGAACATTTTAGCCTTGGGGCAGATGAGAAGGGACGGAATACTTTTACATGTATGTATTGTAGGCAAATATATAAAGGTGTAGGTATTAATAGGATGAAAAAACACCTTGCGAGGATAAAAGGTGATATTGGATCGTGTAAAAAGGTTTATCATGATACAAGATACCAAATGTTGGAATATGTGAAGGAGTTTGAGTTGAAGAAAAAAGTTGAGAAACAACGTCAAGAAGAAATGTTTAGTGTGCCTTCCACAAATAGTGATAtgcaagaagatgaagatgttcAAGAAGTATTTAGTAGTGGGTTgcctaaaaaacttgttttaggTAAAAGAAAGGGTACAAATCCAGTGGATAATTACTTTGCTCCAAGAACTACTCCAGGAGCTCAACCTGGTCTTAAAAATGTGTTCCAAAGTAAAGAAAGGGTGAGACAAGCTGATATGGCTATTACAAGGTTTCTGTATGATAATTGCATTCCTTTTAATATAGTGAATTCAGTGTACTACGAAAGGATGATTGATGTCGTAGATGCTGCTGGTCCTGGTTACAAAGGTCCATCTTATCAGGCTGTACGGGTCCCTTTGTTGAGGGATCAAAAGAAAGAGGTTCAATTGTTGGTTGAGTCACAAAGTAAACATTGGGCAGAAATTGGATGTACACTTATGGTTGATGTTTGGACAGATACTAGACATAGGTCATTGATTAATTTCCTTGTTTATTGTCCTAGGGGAATGGTATTTGTAAAATCAGTTGATGCCTCAGATATTGTGAAGAGTACTAGAAACTTATTTAAACTGTTTGATGAAGTAGTTACATGGGTTGGTCCAAAAAACATAGTTCACATGGTTATTGATAATGCTTCCACTTATGTATCTGCTGGTAAATTGTTGTGtgaaaagtataaaactattagTTGGTCTCCTTGTGCAGCACATTGCCTGAATCTTGTGTTACAGGATATGGGAGACATGCCTCATGTGGAGAGACTCAAAAAACGTGCATCCAAAGTtacagtttttatttataatcatgTGGCTTTGATTGCTTGGTTGAGGAAGAGACCTGGTTGGATAGATATTGTATGTGTAGGAGCAACAAGGTTTGCTACTACTTTCCTTTCATTTAGAAGTCTTCATGTGCATAAACATGACTTGCAAGCCTTAGTGACTAGCAAGTTCTTTGTGGACAATAGATTGGCAAGAGAGTCAAAGACAAAAGAAGTAGTTTCTATCATTTTAGATAATTCTTTTTGGGATGATATTAATATTCTTGTCAAGATTTCATCGCCACTCATTCGTTTGTTACAAATTGTTGATTCTAATCAAAGGCCTACAATAGGATATGTGTATGAGGGCATGCATAGAGCACGGTTGGGAATCAAGAAAATCTTCCGAATGAAGAAGCACTTGTACAAGCCATACACCTCAATTATAAAAATCCGTTGGGACAAACATTTGTGTAAAGATCTTCATGCTGTTGCATATTAG
- the LOC115969294 gene encoding CCG-binding protein 1-like → MISSSLIRSSCYSPLLLEAKDVTRSSSSSSSSVRFAYTTTVTSCSSRSDAFIPKLEPFSRPKFERILKDPPLIEKSENELADYCSTLEGDDSYSCWRGYFELKELERQSPKKDVEKLILQAGGLKSLIGVLHSIAAMFKGKTNEFNMAKPSNIEEGEKLCPIPDGLPKSTEELEEEEQARMPDSPYTRMLRTKGRFPAWYSPAPDHETD, encoded by the exons ATGATAAGTTCATCCCTGATCCGTTCTTCTTGCTATTCTCCTCTTCTCCTCGAAGCCAAAGATGTTACAcgttcatcttcttcttcttcctcctctgtaAGATTTGCCTATACTACTACTGTAACCTCTTGCTCTTCAAGAAGCGATGCTTTTATTCCAAAGCTTGAGCCTTTTAGCCGACCTAAGTTCGAAAGGATCCTCAAAGACCCACCTTTGATCGAAAAGTCAGAAAACGAGCTCGCTG ATTATTGTTCTACGCTAGAAGGAGATGATTCTTATAGCTGTTGGAGAGGTTATTTTGAACTCAAAGAACTTGAa AGGCAGTCACCAAAGAAAGATGTGGAGAAGCTAATTCTTCAAGCAGGGGGCTTAAAGTCCTTAATTGGAGTCTTACACAGCATTGCTGCAATGTTCAAAGGAAAGACTAATGAGTTCAATATGGCCAAGCCATCAAACATTGAGGAAGGAGAGAAACTGTGTCCAATACCGGATGGATTGCCGAAATCAACAGAAGAGCTTGAGGAAGAAGAGCAAGCTAGAATGCCTGATTCGCCATACACCCGGATGCTTAGAACCAAGGGGAGGTTCCCTGCATGGTACTCCCCTGCCCCTGACCACGAAACTGACTGA